From the genome of Pseudomonadota bacterium:
CAACGCTCTCGTGTCCTATTGGACATGAGGGAGAGTACAGAGACCCGAATACTGTGAAGGTTGTCCTTGACAGGCTGGGATTTGCCCTCTACTTTTCCCGCTCACCCATACCCTATATAAAGGCAAATGACCAATCACCAAGCACCAATCACCAAGCACCAAGCACCAAGCACCAAGCACCAAGCACCAAGCACCAATCGATCCTTTTCAAGCATATAGGTATTTACGGGTATTCGAGGTCCTTTCTTGAAAAATTCGTCAATATGGAGAAGGGGGTGCTCGAGGAGGCAGAATCCCTCGAACAATTGAGGGTACTTGAAAACGGCTATAAAATAAAGGTTCTGGTAACAGTATACGATGGTTTTGGAATAGACACAGAAGAAGACCTTGAGAGATTTGCCAAGATACAAGTCAAATAACCAATAACCAAATCTCAAGTTCCAGAGGAAATAAGAATAACCAATAACCAAATTACAAATTACAAACAATTGAAACATCTGGTTATTGAATATTGGTAATTGAATAACGATACAAGGGTATAGGGTGTAGGAGACTCTATGCTCTCCGCTCTCAGCTCTGTGCTTAAGTCACTCACCACTAACCACTAATCACTATTCACTGCTTTTGTGGTGCCGGAGGCGGGGCTTGAACCCGCACAGAGCTTAGCTCCACCGGATTTTGAGTCCGGCGCGTCTGCCAGTTCCACCACTCCGGCTTACGGTAAGAGAATAACAAAAGCGCTACCGCATGTCAATTCAAACTGCAATTCAGACATTAGACATCAGACATTAGTCTTCAGACTTTTCTATGTAAGAAATTAGCCCTTGGAGTATCCTCAAACCCTCCTGACCTTTTGTGTCAAAAGTTCTTCATATTCATTGGTGTCTATTTGCCAGGCCTTTATTTTTGTGTAATCTCTCCATTCCCTTCCACTAAGTCTAATGTCTGATGTCTATGGTCTACTGTCTGAATCACAGCCTTGTTTAATGTTCAGTAATCACTTAAGCATATAGATGATCGCTTCGCTCGGACGAGCGATCTCCCCCATTCACAAGTGGGGTACCCGGCGGGCTACAGCATTCTCTTCAAGGCTTCGATGAACTGTATATTCTCATCCATCTTTCCAATAGTCACCCTGATATAATCAGGAAGGCCGTATGCCCCCATCCATCTTATTAGAATCTTCTCTTCAAAAAGCTTCTTTGAAAGGGCCTCTGCCTGTTTCCCGATCTTCACAAGAACAAAATTCGATTCTGTTGGAATGAATTTTAGAAAGAGCTCCCCCAATGTTTTGTAAAAAAACCTCTTCCCCTTTTTATTGTTATCCAGCACCCTCTTCAGATATGCTTCATCCATCAATGCCGCCTTTGCCCCTACCAGTGCTATCATATTGATACTGAAAGGTTGTTTTGTCCTTTCAAGAAAAGAGATCAAGGACTCCCCCCCGATCCCATAACCAACCCTTAGACCCGCAAGCCCATATGCCTTTGAGAATGTTTTCAGCACCAGAACCGGAAAATCATTCACAAGCTCAACAGAACGGGGAAACTTTTTACTCTCCACAAACTCTCCATATGCTTCATCCACAACAACCAGTATATCAGGCGGTATTTCGCTTAAAAAGAGTTTAAATGCCTTCTCCTCAAAAATTGTTCCCGTTGGGTTGAGGGGGTTATTCAAGAAAACCAATCTCGTCCTTTCGTCTATCTGTTTCTCTACGGCCTTTAAATCTACCTTCATATCTACAAGCGGAACACTGCATATCTCATATCCATAGATCATCGATGCTATCTTGTAAAATGCAAAAGAAGGTTCAGGGATGAGAACCTTATTTCTTTTCTCATGCTTCATGGCCTTCAAGGACATCTCTATAAGCTCATTAGAACCATTTCCAATAATCACCTGTTCCGGTCTTGCCACAAACCTTTCAGCAATTGCTATCTTCAGCTCAGGCTCTCCG
Proteins encoded in this window:
- the hisC gene encoding histidinol-phosphate transaminase; translated protein: MKLSISDSIKGIPYYPRAMAYGMDEGWIRLSSNENPFPPSPEVFSKILDSLFNMNRYPGGEPELKIAIAERFVARPEQVIIGNGSNELIEMSLKAMKHEKRNKVLIPEPSFAFYKIASMIYGYEICSVPLVDMKVDLKAVEKQIDERTRLVFLNNPLNPTGTIFEEKAFKLFLSEIPPDILVVVDEAYGEFVESKKFPRSVELVNDFPVLVLKTFSKAYGLAGLRVGYGIGGESLISFLERTKQPFSINMIALVGAKAALMDEAYLKRVLDNNKKGKRFFYKTLGELFLKFIPTESNFVLVKIGKQAEALSKKLFEEKILIRWMGAYGLPDYIRVTIGKMDENIQFIEALKRML